The nucleotide sequence CAACATGTTCCACAAACGCATCAAATTTTTTGAAGGAGTTAAACCCCGTATAAAACACGAGTCGTTTCTCATCTGAAACAAAATCGTGAACTTTAGAGACAGGATTTTTTAGCTTCAGCTTCTCTTTGAGCGCCTGAACTTTCATATCGTGCAACTGAGCCTTCAGATCCTCAACCTCTTTCTGGAGCACAGATTTGTCTTTGCGGAGCAAGCTGTTTTCATGCTCGAGTTTTCCACAGACTTCGAGAAGGTGGTTGACTTTTCTTAGTGTGGCAGCAGATGCTGCGTCTGGAGGCCCCATGGAGTACGAGTGGTcggcacctaaaaaaaaaaatgaactactTATTGATTTGCGAACGGTTAGGCCCTACTTTAATGCAGATTTCAGGGTTTTAAATAGTCACTTCAGCCCACAATGTGTGTTCTGAACCTTTGCTCTCGGCTTACATTGATATACAGACAACAAAGAACCAGGATGCCAAAGCCATAGAGCCCAGCGCTCTTTCACTCCACTGGTCCACCTGCGCAAGCAGCTTACCAACCAGCAAGCCCAGATTAATGCTATCCATTTATACTCGTAAACCTCATGAGCTGTCTGTGCCCCTCCTGAGCATGCAGTTCGACGACATTGCAGCTTGTGCTACCAGTGCATTGTTCCGCCATATTTGCACTACATTTGGATAGCCTGACTTTTGAGTCATTTTTCCAAGCTGGGGTAAAGGGAATAATATCGAggtgaaagaaatgaaatgggtAAGTTTCACAATGCGTGCACTGGTGGGAGAGGTACCACGTTTATCAGAAAACTCGCTGAAGTACTAACACATGGACGGTAAAATCACTGATGACATTTACGTCACAGAACACATGCGGTTCTGCCACTCCTAACATGCAGACTTCCCATGGCTAGTTGCAAAAGCTTGCGGAAAACTGGCTTCGCGGGAAGAAATTTCGTCAGTTTTCACTAGATAAGGAAGTCGCTCGCTATTAATATACCGGTCGCCACAGCACCCGTGGACCCCGGCATCCTGGGCGCGATAGGGGTCCGTTAAATGCGAAAAATAAGTTTTCATAGTGGAATGCACAAAGCGAGAATTTTGAATTCTCACCAACCTTCCGTTTCCGTGCGAGGCGAAGCCGGTGCACCGAATGTCAGCTGGGTGGGCTCCTGGGAAACAACGTCGCTTTCTGCGTATAATACACTTTCGTGAAAATGCGTACACACAAAGCCGAAGCCTCAGAAAAAAGATGGCACAGTTAAAGCGTCTCTTACGTTGATCGCATTGGGGCACGTCAACTACGCAGCCGATATCCAACTCGTTCAGAAGGAGCGCCGGGCTGGCAGAGGCAGTTTGGGAGCTCGTCTTCTTGCGTTTCGCGACTGGAAAAGATTTGGAAGTTATGATTACATGCAATAACCGTCTGAACATATATACTTACTGGTATTAAAGGAAGGAGATAGTTGATTGATGACCTTGTGGGGGAAAATTGTTGGCAGCCGGTCCATATAACCACGGCGTCCACTTGCGTTGAAGTGAGCTCCGCATATCCGGTGGTGCTTAGAAGGTTGCCACAAAGAGAAGCGACCAGCACTTCCTTGGCGGTTGATTCTTCTCACccactcctttttttctttttcatttgcagGGAACGCGTGAAATGAAACGTTCTTGTCTTTCAGCGTGTTGTTGTCGCAACCAGGCACAcaacaagtctgaccgccgcctcggCACTTCGACGACATCACGCGCAGTAGTGGCTGAGGTCACTAAGTAACCCACAGGCACGTAACAGTTAATATAACGCACCTGCAAGCGCCCACCACCAAAAAGTACACAATCTCTAACCAAACaaagcacgcgcgcacacacacaccgcaGCAGCGAACGCAGGAGGCAGCCAAGACGGGCGGGCGGTTGGTCGGCGCGCGCTCACTTTTCCCATAATGCGTCGCGCGCCCGCTAGGTTTTCTCGCGGCGCTGCGATTTCCGAAATGGTCCATTGAGGTTATTTCCTACTGTGCTctataaagaaactataaatctAGTAAAGTATATCAGCTAGGGTACATGCAGTGCATAAAACATATTGGTTCGCGCATAGTAACGCGATTGGTTGCTGTGCTTATACACGCCTCGCAATGCTGTATGCTAGTAACAGTATTTCGCGtgatatccagcttttctggacacgtaccaactagcgccccaagcggccccggcacgaagctagcgcgttttcaatggaacgagcgggtttttcgcgaataacaaaagctgcaggtcgattattgaaaaacgcaggcgacagacgtgttctggaagacaatccacacgagccaaatgcagtgatcacgctatggcacgtaagaattttgttcccacagcggttaaaggtttagcaatgggagcctatggaaacgacgaaaatttgtactcgattttcgaggcacgaacggtgccagtaattaacctacgacgtctatcgtaatacgcagtgcagcgtatgtagtccggagactcagctttcgattgatgcctatctcgactctccacacatggcgcaacattgttcccaaaagcgttttttgaaacactgtcgtgaaaattcacgtggtatctataaaaacatgagcgtaacactgggcgaagcctcggaagccgtggccgagcggtagaatcgcgcgcacctttcgtctcccttcgcggtggccgcggttcgattcccgcttcgcacttttttttaagccgcatagggcctagttttatagtctgtcactagatggcagaaacacaaaatctaatatttgctttcggttctggttttgcagcgttgcagtttctttttttttttttagaagccgcataggacttagttttacagtctcccaacagatggcagaaacacaaagctcatggtgtgctttcggttctagttttccagtggttctcttgaaatattatgttttctattttccttcctaaaacatagcagtgttgtgttcattagttaggtcaccgcatttatgaatattttattcattggacatcataactagaagcttgcgcatagctttgtgttatgcaaaaaaaaaaacactttagtgctttgtagcgtggaacctgggagaacaaaatggctattcttattgcgttcttctggaaggtccgttttcacgactttcgcctgtccttaatggcacatactccgagcgaattaggtccacctgggccacaatgccacccggtggccagtgccattcctatgcaacattcgtgcggaacaaagggtctgctaagctgagtcgctgcccgaacgttaactatttctaaagattcattcaaataaaaaatgcgccaactaggagaagacgtgcagcgtgtggattaatagctactgttaatgtgttgcctacagccaagtggtatgaatgtgtaggtgtgcccgtaaaaaatccatttgaataaatgtcccgtgttgtggctgccccggtcgctctacagagaagctagcttggctagccgtcagtatttagaatcaacacatggcgtcgctcgttcggtgcagttgcttttaatgcgcagcattcgttggcgagtaccccagcaatttggtagcaaaatcgtgcaaaatcgtgtctgtaacgccaaaaaacttgacgcatttcccatatgaatacataggtcttcataaaaagggttggggtggccaacttgaaattggaagtgccatcagcatcaatttgggcgtgatacagggatgggccaagctgaatttggtagcgatatgggagtggcccaacctaaatttggggtgaaatggtaatgagtcaaactgaatttgagcctgatatgggggtggcccaacctaaatttgaggtgatatatgggtgggtaagcctaagtttgggggaatatggggggtgggccagcctggatttggggatgatacgggggtgggagaacctaaatttggtgggatatgggtagtgggacaccttaaccatgggggtgacatggggctgggcgaagctgaatcgggggtgtaatggggatgggctaacctaaatgtgggattgatttgcggtgggccatcctaaatttgaggtgatagaggggtgggccaggctaagtttggggctgatatgggggtgggccaacctggattcggggatgatatgggggtgggccaacctaaatttggggtgacattgggaccggctaacctgaccacggcggtgatgtgcggcggcgccaagctgaattggggggtgatatatgggtggactaaccttaattggtgtgTGATTTGCAGTGGGCCATCATGGGCCATTTCGTGGGGCCATCAGTGGGCCATttcggggatgatatgggggtgggccaacctaaatttggggtgacattgggaccggctaacctgaccacggcggtgatgtgcggcggcgccaagctgaattggggggtgatatatgggtggactaaccttaattggtgtgTGATTTGCAGTGGGCCATCATGGGCCATTTCGTGGGGCCATCAGTGGGCCATttcggggatgatatgggggtgggccaacctaaatttggggtgacattgggaccggctaacctgaccacggcggtgatgtgcggcggcgccaagctgaattggggggtgatatatgggtggactaaccttaattggtgtgTGATTTGCAGTGGGCCATCATGGGCCATTTCGTGGGGCCATCAGTGGGCCATttcggggatgatatgggggtgggccaacctaaatttggggtgacattgggaccggctaacctgaccacggcggtgatgtgcggcggcgccaagctgaattggggggtgatatatgggtggactaaccttaattggtgtgTGATTTGCAGTGGGCCATCATGGGCCATTTCGTGGGGCCATCAGTGGGCCATttcggggatgatatgggggtgggccaacctaaatttggggtgacattgggaccggctaacctgaccacggcggtgatgtgcggcggcgccaagctgaattggggggtgatatatgggtggactaaccttaattggtgtgtgatttgcagtgggccatcataaatttgaggtgatcgaggggtgggccagcgctagtttggggcggatatgggggtgggccaacctcgatttgcaggtggtattggagtgggccaacctaaatttggtggtgttgtggaggcagcacaatttgtattcgggggtgatatggggttggtcctacctaaatgtgggggcaatctcgaggtcggccaatctgaatttggaggcgatatgggggtggacaagcctaaattttggggtgcaccgactcgaaatttggacgtcgatttacggaaattcgtgcgtgcatgcaccaacttgaaaattagaggtggcccaattgaaatttgggattgcgatttgagtttaagaggaagctttagctcgggcccaactccgacgcggcgtattcaaatacatgtaaaacgcaaaaacgtttttatgagataacccctggaccgattttgatgaactttgttgcatttgaaagagaaagttaaattctagtgactgttgtagcggaatttctatttagggcttgaattttcttaaaacgattttcaaatatttgaccgtttgaaaaaaatagaagcacgaagtttacaaattcatagctctgcataaagaattcatatcgcggttctgtaagcggcatccattagatcattcaaagcggacaaattcaatatgtcattttacatcttacatgaatttgttacgttggttacgacggttttgcaaaagttgtatttccctatgattaattttttttatattcatgtgtaacatatcaattttgtccgctttggatgtactactagattcaattcacagaattgcattatcatatttagtggttgagttacagagttgtaaagttcatagtttcgttttttgaaaattttcgattttcagcaatttttaacgaaaaattgacaacctaactcaagaattcgaaaccaacagtcactagattttaagtttttcttttaaatgcaacaaacctcgtcaaatttggtgcagtggttgccgaaaaaaacgaattctccttatacaagtatttagataggagcactcgagctaaagcttcctctaaggctgggcgaaaagaaaatcgggcgtggccgaatttaaatttgaggggggtgggccaatttaaatttgagggtgtgccaacttgaaattcgggggtgagcctacttaatgtttggggtgggccaattgaaatttgggggcctgtttacgaatagttagacaacaccagtggtgtttctgcatctttttcatcatcgcaaagtacgtacattaataattgttagccaatacccctcaaagtgagctaccactcgagccttcccagcccactgagctaataatgtcacaggagtgctctcatcgtgacgactgcgacgttcaatgtggagatccacaagaacaaatcgcagatagagctgaccattttcacaccaatgtcattgttaacactactcgcgcgtgctagacgtaacacaagcctacaacgatcataattcaactttccattgcacgctagtcgacacgctatcagtgcactatttcgccaatcattggatagagccttgctggatgttttactgtcgtgttgcgtcgtttttcacgaaggccgtctcccgaaaagagaatacatttttgacattgacgaggcaagctagtatataactcatacgaagcaaatgtataaacggttatagtgatttttcaaaaatcaatataaataaataagatttcagatggtattgtttcgaccgggcatgacaacgagtttttcccgcctgtcacagtgctttgaccgaaaacctaatcattttgcttaaacgtgttgccccaatactacatgtgctaaatgtagaaaagtgcggtgcgtggtcacagcttcaaagccagtctattttgtgtacggttgttgatattgtagtaatgtggagttttcttctttataagagcacaaaaagaagaatataacagatggtagctaagcgcgaagtaaattggaagatctgaaaccagcaattatttttaatttgtgggttggtcttctccaccggtagatcgctgtcggataacttcaaagaattttgtttgtgtgcaactgcagcaaaaacgaaaataataccatttcattgccaggacctctatgccctccacacacacaaggacaccagataattggcaatatcagtttataaactgacattgttttactagtttcagtgtagcgtggtgcctgcggacggagtattttcttagtatcagtccagtgttagcagtgagcagcagttcggtctaccattcccatgagggcatactagccattgtagcgctttactgtaggacaaattaagtgctaaaaacttggtgtgccttgtcctttccgcaggtcgtccatccattctgttatggtgacgatcaacgttgtgtccgtcaggcctcctcctcatatttagcttcaccatcgcgagagtggacagaggaaggaagctttcttcacaatcagccccagtgggatttcaccactcgtaactcgtaaggatgccactcacatttcaccactcgtaatgatgctaagcacatccttattttcacaatgactagagtacgaagaaaaagtagagcgttggtcgctatcactaccatgaacccatgtcaatgcagatataagtacgtgcaggggctgggtatgctaacttctccgctaccacctgcttccaccacctctgattttccaggcatacctgcttcttgttttgaTCGCAGACGCacgcaggataaacgcggataactaaaaaatctcagtgcccttccactctgtggagaaacatgacctgcaaagctgtgtatgtgggtcccttaatggcgaactgcccctacaccgtatgtcggccccgcattgcactgtcttcgggatcggcccacgtatggggagtgcttaacgcctgcttcatctccgccgcgggtctccccggcatggcgttacattcgggatcagcccacatatgaggagcgctgaacgcatgcttcaccaccactgcgggtcgggccggtattacgctatcttcgggatttggctctacacgcggacgcgatagtggggaaagtagcctttaagaggaagctttagctctggtggtcctatctaaataaatgtaaaaggagaattcttttttctcgaaagccactgcatctaatttgacaagctttgttgcatttaaaacaaaaacttaaaatctagtgtctgttggtttcgaattcttgaattaggtcatcatttgtttattcaaaattgtcaaaaattgcacattttcagaaaacgaaaccatcaagtttacaactctctttcggcaatgaaaactgatatcaaaattatgtacattggatctaacagcacatctaaagcagacaaaattgatatattacgcatgaatctcaagaaatttagtaatatggaaatacagcttttccacaacccttgttcacaacgtaacgacttcacgtaagatataaaccgGCATATTGGAAtcgtctaatggatgctgtttacagaaccgcgatatcagttcttgatgtggagttaataatttgtaaacttcgtgcttgtgtacttttcgcactttcgaattgttgaatatcttttaccaaaattcaggccctaaatagaaattccgcttccaatagtcactagaatttacttttctctcccgaatccaacaaatttcattaaaatcggtccaggggttatctaagaaaagcgtttcggcgttttacatctatttgaataggccgagtcggagtagggcccgtgttaaagcttcctcttaacgacttcgctgtaaaaaaaaagcataaaagaaaacaagaacgctgcagccatcaatatcgccggctcagatttcgtcatgatggcaccgtccccatcggcacggctccgtgagcagctaccaagctgttcactttcgttatcttccttccctcggcggcagcgcattgtcttgatgccagcgacgcgctaaatctgcaccatcattgcgttatgcatcactcctgcgaccaagcaagctttctgcggcacacgtgcaatgccgcattgacaccaaaactttaaactgcttgctttcgagaaaacagcatgaataaaaatggaacgcgactataaggccacggggaatatgttcgcggggcaatactattgatgacagcatcccgaaaggctagatgtggtcaggttgactttacaggtttggaaggaatgactgacggtctagttgcttcattatcacataaagaacagcgcttaaggttagcgcagtttgtgtgtggttcctcttttgtgtcccgtcgtgaactgctgttctttctgtcgctttacagatgttccttttctgcgtcagttacgccttccaagagtgtttacttggaaaagttttgttcgcatggctcttacagaagcatgtttagtcgaaagtttttcgactggctgcataatctcgtggacgggctccaaactgctcactttctttagccacgtaagaaccattactgaaaatttaattaacgtagctttgttaattacgcaaacaacttctcaacttactccgcatctagagattaccaatctgaacactcgaatgataaaatgatgttaacattgtttgtatcatttcaatagttttgtttcgtgcagttaaaagcagccggcatattgatggtgttgtagacttcttataaagtaagtgtgaaagcttggacaggttatcttgacacaaatcaacttcatgagcttaagcgcatgtgtcaaaccttgcacgactgcctttacagccgattctcatatattatacaagacgcacctcagcgttacggtacatcccacaaggtgtgcgagaacattgtgcgcgctcccgattaggttcctgagtgttggtggcatcaggctcggtttcctggcatcatatggaataaaaactgctgcctggaggaaagcatagggtacattttcagtactttgtaacatatgaatcagcacggatgtgtacgttagaacgaaaagtactgaaatattaagatgaggatttcgctggatgtattttagctgtgtaatgataagatctaaagaaaaaatactgtgattttgtgacaattaatgctgacatgaaatatgagctccgacacagtacccgtggtggaactggcccctgaactattgggatacattgaaccacgatacgctggtttgatagttcgcgcttgaatttcctgtatgtcagtgccgctgtgcagtgttggaggccctttttaaacgacaagcactatttttcagctaatattgaaagcaactgtattctttttttagggggaggctttttttagcgtctaaccacagttccagagttatcagttagctcaagatgcgcctgcatgtgtttctaacatccagtatgttgtcacggattcaatagcgaaagagcgttatcttatcagattgcgcgcgtgaagcgaatacgggcctacattcgccgtcacatttgaggacccgagattgcgctgtaatgtacgaccatttcagtctgacgaactgacgccttgatccgtagatcggaatcagagcaagcactttgcgcgcagccatcgttgcgctttgagcgttttcttttcccgcgcaagctcaccttataatgacttatattcgtgactcactctttggaagtgttttgttcttgacatccctacaatgtaagagtatagaggcgctccttcttcattgagtgactacttggaaacggacacggccttttcttgcgtctgcgtttacacacttcccgcatcaatttatttttatgccctaatttaggaggctgtagaa is from Dermacentor albipictus isolate Rhodes 1998 colony unplaced genomic scaffold, USDA_Dalb.pri_finalv2 scaffold_86, whole genome shotgun sequence and encodes:
- the LOC135920077 gene encoding THAP domain-containing protein 11-like; amino-acid sequence: MSSKCRGGGQTCCVPGCDNNTLKDKNVSFHAFPANEKEKKEWVRRINRQGSAGRFSLWQPSKHHRICGAHFNASGRRGYMDRLPTIFPHKVINQLSPSFNTIAKRKKTSSQTASASPALLLNELDIGCVVDVPQCDQQSDVVSQEPTQLTFGAPASPRTETEGADHSYSMGPPDAASAATLRKVNHLLEVCGKLEHENSLLRKDKSVLQKEVEDLKAQLHDMKVQALKEKLKLKNPVSKVHDFVSDEKRLVFYTGFNSFKKFDAFVEHVEGMYEALKTGAGRPPALTMKEQLIAALCRLRVGLLEQDLAYRLKVSVSTTNVT